In Triticum aestivum cultivar Chinese Spring chromosome 5B, IWGSC CS RefSeq v2.1, whole genome shotgun sequence, the following proteins share a genomic window:
- the LOC123110318 gene encoding uncharacterized protein isoform X2: MEYERIHKVQMGVMSPTKLRMKLLGMGSHPHPHPHGAASKDEAASKSPSRLHADDHPKNSLLPQELDEGSSEYHKDRSDSSSRSRSSGSHGRSAAHSGNGGSFEFHMEERAAVAGLGPFFRQVPSKWNDAEKWIAGRHVVHSNPIFSKKAAASVHGHSGVGGGCVRVVPESAAPQSETKKTSGGSALTELPRSPSPSSSSLASVTGPASKQRRDTKLRTQVGAPAVAQSSSVSMRDVGTEMTPIASQEQSRSGTPAGAATPSLSPLCSVPASPSASERELQIRTRREIAALGLQLGKMSIASWASKEDRIRTSPDKSTGEEDEASKEEFEARAAAWAESKKCKLASRYQRKEVKIQEWENCQKSKFEAKMRHAEVQADQMKARAKNSLTKRLSTLSHKVEGKQARVEARRNRRAVRLARQVERIRKTGRVPSRFRCCSWFLC, encoded by the exons ATGGAGTATGAGAGGATACACAAGGTTCAG ATGGGGGTCATGTCTCCGACGAAGCTGAGGATGAAGCTGCTGGGGATGGgatcccatccccatccccatccccacggAGCCGCCAGCAAGGACGAGGCGGCCAGCAAGTCGCCGTCCAGGCTCCACGCCGACGACCACCCCAAGAACAGCCTCCTGCCGCAGGAGCTCGACGAGGGCTCCTCGGAGTACCACAAGGACCGCTCGGATTCTTCTTCCCGGTCGCGCTCCAGCGGGAGCCACGGCAGGTCTGCTGCTCACTCCGGCAATGGCGGCAGCTTCGAGTTCCACATGGAGGagagggcggcggtggccggcCTCGGGCCCTTCTTCAGGCAGGTGCCGTCCAAGTGGAACGACGCGGAGAAGTGGATCGCCGGGAGGCACGTCGTGCACTCCAACCCCATATTCTCCAAGAAGGCGGCCGCCTCCGTGCACGGCCACAGCGGCGTCGGCGGAGGCTGCGTCCGCGTCGTGCCGGAGTCTGCGGCGCCGCAGTCGGAAACGAAGAAGACGAGCGGCGGCAGCGCGCTGACAGAGCTGCCGCGGTCGCCCTCGCCCTCGTCGTCTTCGCTGGCGTCGGTGACCGGGCCGGCGAGCAAGCAGCGTCGCGACACGAAGCTCCGCACCCAGGTGGGCGCCCCGGCGGTGGCGCAGTCGTCGTCGGTGTCGATGAGGGACGTCGGCACGGAGATGACGCCGATCGCCAGCCAGGAGCAGTCCAGGAGCGGCACCCCGGCCGGCGCCGCCACGCCGTCCCTCAGCCCGCTCTGCTCGGTGCCGGCCTCGCCGTCCGCGTCCGAGCGGGAGCTGCAGATCAGGACGCGCCGGGAGATCGCCGCGCTCGGGCTGCAGCTGGGCAAGATGAGCATCGCGTCCTGGGCCAGCAAGGAGGACCGCATCCGCACCTCGCCGGACAAGAGCACCGGCGAAGAAGACGAAGCCAGCAAGGAGGAGTTCGAAGCTCGAGCCGCGGCATGGGCAGAGTCCAAGAAGTGCAAACTCGCATCAAG ATATCAGAGGAAGGAGGTGAAGATTCAGGAGTGGGAGAACTGCCAGAAATCCAAATTCGAAGCCAAGATGAGGCATGCAGAG GTGCAGGCCGATCAAATGAAGGCGAGGGCGAAGAACAGCCTGACCAAGAGGCTGTCCACATTGAGCCACAAGGTGGAGGGAAAGCAGGCGAGGGTCGAGGCGAGGCGGAACCGGCGGGCGGTTCGGCTGGCGCGGCAGGTGGAGCGCATCCGGAAGACCGGCCGCGTGCCGTCCCGGTTCCGGTGCTGCAGCTGGTTCCTCTGCTGA
- the LOC123110318 gene encoding uncharacterized protein isoform X1, whose amino-acid sequence MLVGRGSLCSLCSHHRTPMAASLAAAEQSTPPSSAEETKMGVMSPTKLRMKLLGMGSHPHPHPHGAASKDEAASKSPSRLHADDHPKNSLLPQELDEGSSEYHKDRSDSSSRSRSSGSHGRSAAHSGNGGSFEFHMEERAAVAGLGPFFRQVPSKWNDAEKWIAGRHVVHSNPIFSKKAAASVHGHSGVGGGCVRVVPESAAPQSETKKTSGGSALTELPRSPSPSSSSLASVTGPASKQRRDTKLRTQVGAPAVAQSSSVSMRDVGTEMTPIASQEQSRSGTPAGAATPSLSPLCSVPASPSASERELQIRTRREIAALGLQLGKMSIASWASKEDRIRTSPDKSTGEEDEASKEEFEARAAAWAESKKCKLASRYQRKEVKIQEWENCQKSKFEAKMRHAEVQADQMKARAKNSLTKRLSTLSHKVEGKQARVEARRNRRAVRLARQVERIRKTGRVPSRFRCCSWFLC is encoded by the exons ATGTTGGTGGGAAGAGGTTCACTCTGCTCTCTCTGCTCACACCATCGCACCCCAATGGCAGCTTCGCTAGCAGCAGCGGAGCAGTCAACCCCTCCCTCCTCTGCGGAGGAAACCAAG ATGGGGGTCATGTCTCCGACGAAGCTGAGGATGAAGCTGCTGGGGATGGgatcccatccccatccccatccccacggAGCCGCCAGCAAGGACGAGGCGGCCAGCAAGTCGCCGTCCAGGCTCCACGCCGACGACCACCCCAAGAACAGCCTCCTGCCGCAGGAGCTCGACGAGGGCTCCTCGGAGTACCACAAGGACCGCTCGGATTCTTCTTCCCGGTCGCGCTCCAGCGGGAGCCACGGCAGGTCTGCTGCTCACTCCGGCAATGGCGGCAGCTTCGAGTTCCACATGGAGGagagggcggcggtggccggcCTCGGGCCCTTCTTCAGGCAGGTGCCGTCCAAGTGGAACGACGCGGAGAAGTGGATCGCCGGGAGGCACGTCGTGCACTCCAACCCCATATTCTCCAAGAAGGCGGCCGCCTCCGTGCACGGCCACAGCGGCGTCGGCGGAGGCTGCGTCCGCGTCGTGCCGGAGTCTGCGGCGCCGCAGTCGGAAACGAAGAAGACGAGCGGCGGCAGCGCGCTGACAGAGCTGCCGCGGTCGCCCTCGCCCTCGTCGTCTTCGCTGGCGTCGGTGACCGGGCCGGCGAGCAAGCAGCGTCGCGACACGAAGCTCCGCACCCAGGTGGGCGCCCCGGCGGTGGCGCAGTCGTCGTCGGTGTCGATGAGGGACGTCGGCACGGAGATGACGCCGATCGCCAGCCAGGAGCAGTCCAGGAGCGGCACCCCGGCCGGCGCCGCCACGCCGTCCCTCAGCCCGCTCTGCTCGGTGCCGGCCTCGCCGTCCGCGTCCGAGCGGGAGCTGCAGATCAGGACGCGCCGGGAGATCGCCGCGCTCGGGCTGCAGCTGGGCAAGATGAGCATCGCGTCCTGGGCCAGCAAGGAGGACCGCATCCGCACCTCGCCGGACAAGAGCACCGGCGAAGAAGACGAAGCCAGCAAGGAGGAGTTCGAAGCTCGAGCCGCGGCATGGGCAGAGTCCAAGAAGTGCAAACTCGCATCAAG ATATCAGAGGAAGGAGGTGAAGATTCAGGAGTGGGAGAACTGCCAGAAATCCAAATTCGAAGCCAAGATGAGGCATGCAGAG GTGCAGGCCGATCAAATGAAGGCGAGGGCGAAGAACAGCCTGACCAAGAGGCTGTCCACATTGAGCCACAAGGTGGAGGGAAAGCAGGCGAGGGTCGAGGCGAGGCGGAACCGGCGGGCGGTTCGGCTGGCGCGGCAGGTGGAGCGCATCCGGAAGACCGGCCGCGTGCCGTCCCGGTTCCGGTGCTGCAGCTGGTTCCTCTGCTGA
- the LOC123110319 gene encoding suppressor protein SRP40: MLFVPRQVALASLPSTPAAAAAMAKEEAKKEKKSKSKGAAAKASPAPNARVLAAVAAFLEASGLPRTLAALQSEANLEGDAWRSSPVNLEDAVSKLLESSTSSPGADIAAGNEQDDAVAEEKGAGKKKKNKKGGAEGHESEGKPSEPSAPEKPSEKADDETKEKKRKKKKDSSSAGDDGEANAVVKTDDQKADGKKKKSKKQENDEDVEARLEKVELAVKAKFEAAGKLKVDDKKSGEDEPKTQNDEANENDLSDGAPLDKGKKKKKSKSTSETSDKTDAGTAPAEAEVKSNGASENSDAVGEGKEVNEKKSKKKKKKSGSEENVQVEDKQVAGKDPKPDDENKTAMDIENGEDGKASADDAVVSKKRKLQEVEGSEPPAKEDITATEDDVKEPSTASKSNKRQKLSEPKIAFQRVKTEGIKFADERLQDNSYWAKGGADSGYGAKAQEILGQVRGRDFRHEKTKKKRGTYKGGFIDLQTHSIKFNNSDDE; this comes from the exons ATGCTCTTCGTCCCGCGCCAGGTAGCACTCGCCTCCCTAccctccacccccgccgccgccgccgccatggccaagGAGGAggccaagaaggagaagaagagcaagagcaAGGGGGCCGCCGCCAAGGCCTCCCCCGCCCCCAACGCGCGGGTcctggccgccgtcgccgccttccTCGAGGCCAGCGGCCTCCCCCGCACGCTCGCCGCCCTCCAGTCCGAGGCCAACCTCGAG GGAGATGCTTGGAGGTCGTCGCCGGTGAACCTGGAGGACGCGGTCTCCAAGTTGTTGGAATCAAG CACTTCTTCTCCAGGAGCTGACATTGCTGCGGGCAATGAGCAAG ATGATGCCGTAGCAGAAGAGAAAGGTGCgggcaagaaaaagaagaacaagaaaggcGGTGCTGAAGGTCATGAGTCGGAGGGTAAGCCAAGTGAGCCCTCTGCCCCTGAAAAGCCCAGCGAGAAGGCGGATGATGAGACGAAAGAAAAGaaacggaagaagaagaaggatagctcATCAGCGGGGGATGATGGCGAGGCAAATGCAGTAGTGAAGACTGATGATCAGAAGGCTGATGGCAAGAAAAAGAAAAGCAAGAAACAGGAAAACGATGAGGATGTTGAAGCTAGGCTGGAAAAGGTGGAATTAGCAGTAAAAGCCAAGTTTGAGGCGGCGGGGAAACTCAAGGTTGATGACAAGAAATCTGGTGAGGATGAACCTAAGACTCAGAATGATGAGGCTAACGAGAACGATTTGAGTGATGGTGCTCCTCTGGACAaggggaagaaaaagaagaagagtaaATCAACTTCGGAGACCTCAGATAAGACTGATGCAGGAACTGCACCTGCTGAGGCCGAGGTGAAATCTAATGGTGCCAGTGAAAATAGTGATGCTGTAGGAGAAGGGAAAGAAGTTAATGAGAAGAAaagtaaaaagaagaaaaagaagtcagGTTCTGAAGAAAATGTTCAGGTAGAAGATAAACAAGTTGCAGGGAAAGATCCCAAACCAGATGATGAAAACAAGACTGCGATGGACATTGAGAATGGAGAAGATGGAAAGGCTTCAGCTGATGATGCAGTTGTTAGCAAGAAAAGGAAACTGCAAGAAGTTGAAGGAAGCGAACCCCCTGCCAAAGAAGATATCACTGCCACCGAAGATGATGTGAAGGAGCCCAGCACTGCATCGAAATCAAATAAACGGCAGAAACTTTCTGAG CCTAAAATTGCATTCCAACGGGTAAAGACTGAAGGTATTAAATTTGCTGATGAAAGACTACAAGATAATTCATATTGGGCCAAG GGTGGTGCCGACTCTGGGTACGGTGCAAAGGCACAGGAGATTCTTGGACAAGTTAGAGGAAG GGATTTTAGGCacgagaagaccaagaagaagcgCGGAACCTACAAGGGCGGGTTCATTGATCTACAAACCCACTCGATTAAGTTTAACAATTCAGATGACGAGTAA